The Cucumis melo cultivar AY chromosome 5, USDA_Cmelo_AY_1.0, whole genome shotgun sequence genome has a segment encoding these proteins:
- the LOC103496511 gene encoding protein RGF1 INDUCIBLE TRANSCRIPTION FACTOR 1 has translation MGIQKPAWLEALYNQKFFVGCSFHETSKKNEKNICCLDCCISICPHCLSSHRFHRLLQVRRYVYHDVVRLEDLQKLIDCSNVQPYTINSAKVVFIKKRPQNRQFKGSGNFCTSCDRSLQEPYVHCSLGCKVDFVLKHKRDLTSYLRPCNSLPLSMDFLIPQDVGDDEMTNETPRSTIVDYDEPMSSSSGSENMSIAQPPIVRKKRSGLCLCGRSSRKISSEDIATSISISRRKGIPHRSPLC, from the exons ATG GGAATTCAGAAGCCTGCATGGTTAGAAGCACTTTACAACCAGAAGTTCTTTGTGGGATGTTCATTTCACGAGACTTCAAAGAAGAATGAGAAGAACATTTGTTGTTTGGATTGCTGCATTAGTATTTGCCCTCATTGTTTGTCGTCTCACCGATTCCATCGCCTACTTCAAGTTCGTCGATACGTTTATCATGACGTCGTTCGACTCGAAGATCTTCAAAAGCTTATAGATTGCTCAAATGTTCAG CCTTATACCATAAATAGTGCCAAAGTGGTGTTCATCAAGAAGAGACCTCAGAATAGACAATTTAAAGGGTCTGGAAATTTTTGCACTTCTTGTGATCGAAGTCTTCAAGAACCTTATGTTCATTGCTCTCTTGGATGCAAG GTGGATTTTGTGTTGAAGCATAAGAGAGATTTAACTTCTTACCTCAGACCATGCAATTCTCTCCCACTTAGTATGGATTTCTTAATTCCACAAGACGTAGGCGACGATGAGATGACAAACGAGACTCCTCGTTCGACAATCGTGGACTACGATGAACCGATGAGCTCGTCCTCAGGTTCCGAGAACATGAGCATAGCTCAACCACCAATTGTTCGTAAGAAAAGAAGTGGTCTTTGTTTGTGTGGAAGATCGTCTAGAAAGATATCGAGTGAAGACATAGCAACAAGTATAAGCATAAGTAGAAGAAAAGGCATCCCTCATAGATCTCCCTTGTGTTAA
- the LOC103496525 gene encoding uncharacterized methyltransferase At2g41040, chloroplastic isoform X2, which translates to MAVATFFPSQTSYNNSHYLSRNIQFRYPLRLSTPRSFLSTIRASSALVLESDSGTQQDQNSKIDVFSCPVCFEPLLRKGPPGFNLPAIYRSGFKCRRCNKSYTSKNIFLDLTVTSGMKEYVEVKPGGTELFRSPLVSYLYERGWRQNFNQSGFPGLDEEFKMAMEYFKSVEGGLLVDASCGSGLFSRKFAKSGSFSGVIALDFSENMLLQCYDFIKKDATLLNSNLALVRADISRLPFSSGSVDAVHAGAALHCWPSPSNAIAEITRIMRSGGVFVGTTFLRYTSSTPWYLRFLRERGFQPYGYLTEEEIEELCKSCGLINYSSKVQRSFIMFSAQKP; encoded by the exons ATGGCGGTAGCAACTTTCTTTCCTTCTCAAACTTCATATAATAACAGCCATTATCTTTCTCGCAACATCCAATTTCGGTATCCTCTTCGTTTGTCCACTCCTCGTTCTTTCCTCTCCACCATTCGAGCAAGCTCGGCTCTCGTTCTTGAGTCG GATTCCGGTACTCAACAAGATCAGAATTCGAAAATTGACGTGTTTTCATGTCCGGTTTGTTTTGAACCATTGTTGAGAAAAGGTCCGCCAGGTTTTAACTT GCCAGCTATTTATAGGTCTGGTTTCAAGTGTAGAAGATGCAATAAGTCATATACCAGCAAAAACATCTTTTTAGATCTCACAGTTACTTCTGGAATGAAGGAATATGTTGAAGTCAAACCTGGGGGAACTGAGCTGTTTCG GAGTCCACTTGTTTCATATCTGTATGAAAGAGGATGGCGTCAAAACTTTAACCAAAGTGGTTTCCCAGGCCTCGACGAAGAA TTTAAAATGGCCATGGAGTATTTTAAATCTGTTGAAGGTGGTCTTTTAGTGGATGCAAGCTGTGGTAGTGGTTTGTTTTCCAGAAAATTTGCAAAATCTGGTTCCTTCTCAGGTGTAATTGCTCTTGATTTCTCTGAGAATATGCTTCTTCAATGTTATGACTTCATTAAGAAGGATGCTACTCTCTTGAACAG TAATCTTGCTCTTGTGAGGGCAGATATCTCTAGGCTTCCCTTTTCATCAGGATCAGTAGATGCCGTTCATGCTGGAGCAGCCTTGCATTGTTGGCCATCTCCTTCAAATGCT ATTGCTGAGATCACTCGTATAATGCGGAGTGGTGGAGTATTTGTGGGAACCACTTTTTTGCGGTACACTTCGTCTACTCCCTGGTACCTAAGATTTTTAAGAGAG CGTGGTTTTCAGCCATATGGCTACTTAACGGAGGAAGAAATAGAGGAATTGTGCAAATCCTGCGGTCTGATTAACTATTCAAGCAAAGTCCAACGATCTTTCATTATGTTCTCTGCCCAGAAGCCTTGA
- the LOC103496525 gene encoding uncharacterized methyltransferase At2g41040, chloroplastic isoform X1: MAVATFFPSQTSYNNSHYLSRNIQFRYPLRLSTPRSFLSTIRASSALVLESDSGTQQDQNSKIDVFSCPVCFEPLLRKGPPGFNLPAIYRSGFKCRRCNKSYTSKNIFLDLTVTSGMKEYVEVKPGGTELFRSPLVSYLYERGWRQNFNQSGFPGLDEEFKMAMEYFKSVEGGLLVDASCGSGLFSRKFAKSGSFSGVIALDFSENMLLQCYDFIKKDATLLNSNLALVRADISRLPFSSGSVDAVHAGAALHCWPSPSNAIAEITRIMRSGGVFVGTTFLRYTSSTPWYLRFLREQRGFQPYGYLTEEEIEELCKSCGLINYSSKVQRSFIMFSAQKP, encoded by the exons ATGGCGGTAGCAACTTTCTTTCCTTCTCAAACTTCATATAATAACAGCCATTATCTTTCTCGCAACATCCAATTTCGGTATCCTCTTCGTTTGTCCACTCCTCGTTCTTTCCTCTCCACCATTCGAGCAAGCTCGGCTCTCGTTCTTGAGTCG GATTCCGGTACTCAACAAGATCAGAATTCGAAAATTGACGTGTTTTCATGTCCGGTTTGTTTTGAACCATTGTTGAGAAAAGGTCCGCCAGGTTTTAACTT GCCAGCTATTTATAGGTCTGGTTTCAAGTGTAGAAGATGCAATAAGTCATATACCAGCAAAAACATCTTTTTAGATCTCACAGTTACTTCTGGAATGAAGGAATATGTTGAAGTCAAACCTGGGGGAACTGAGCTGTTTCG GAGTCCACTTGTTTCATATCTGTATGAAAGAGGATGGCGTCAAAACTTTAACCAAAGTGGTTTCCCAGGCCTCGACGAAGAA TTTAAAATGGCCATGGAGTATTTTAAATCTGTTGAAGGTGGTCTTTTAGTGGATGCAAGCTGTGGTAGTGGTTTGTTTTCCAGAAAATTTGCAAAATCTGGTTCCTTCTCAGGTGTAATTGCTCTTGATTTCTCTGAGAATATGCTTCTTCAATGTTATGACTTCATTAAGAAGGATGCTACTCTCTTGAACAG TAATCTTGCTCTTGTGAGGGCAGATATCTCTAGGCTTCCCTTTTCATCAGGATCAGTAGATGCCGTTCATGCTGGAGCAGCCTTGCATTGTTGGCCATCTCCTTCAAATGCT ATTGCTGAGATCACTCGTATAATGCGGAGTGGTGGAGTATTTGTGGGAACCACTTTTTTGCGGTACACTTCGTCTACTCCCTGGTACCTAAGATTTTTAAGAGAG CAGCGTGGTTTTCAGCCATATGGCTACTTAACGGAGGAAGAAATAGAGGAATTGTGCAAATCCTGCGGTCTGATTAACTATTCAAGCAAAGTCCAACGATCTTTCATTATGTTCTCTGCCCAGAAGCCTTGA